Within Melospiza georgiana isolate bMelGeo1 chromosome 33, bMelGeo1.pri, whole genome shotgun sequence, the genomic segment ATCgtatagcatttccatacaacctataagaatcattacattaccatactgtgttgcattttaaaccctaaaaactcctctatgggccccttctgccaagctggcagggtctgagccttggagctgcctgcttgcagagggtgttgttccatcacaaggggatcaccttcagtgAGCACACCATggttttccaggtgttcagtaactgaggcaTCTCAaggcttgctttcatttcaatctcattTTCATCAACCAATCTACTACAGCATGCATATCCTATAACATTTCCATACaacctataagaatcattacattaccatactgtgttactttttaaaccctaaatcttactctttgggccccttctgccaagctggcagggtctgagccttggagctgcctgcttttattattttattaattaattaattaatattattaattattatattattattatatattatgtcatactaataaaatatataataatatgaatatataatattatatagtaACAAAAAGacaatattatataatataattatagtATTACATGATTACACATTATAATACTATAGTAATATTAAGTACAAATATATTAACACATtataatagtatataatatTCATATAATATTAAGTCATTATAATATTACAATACTGTACAATAATTATCCAATAttacaatattataatattatatattgaTAgactattattatataattacaatattatataataataacattattatatattatgtcatactaataaaatatataatatagtataataatacgaatatataatattatatagtaACAAAAAGacaatattatataatataattatagtattacattatataatataattatagtATTACATGATTACACATTATAATACTATAGTAATATTAAGTACAAATATATTAACACATtataatagtatataatattaatataattttaagtCATTATAACATTACAATGCTGTACAATAATTATCCAATAttacaatattataatattatatattgaTAgactattattatataattacaATAGTATATAATAATGATgcaaaattattatattataatactATATAATATTAATAGAATATTATGTTATTACATAATTTCAATATTATAATGATACAAAATCACAATATTATTATATTCTAtgatattaatataatatttatgtataactataataatgtaaaattaaataataatgacACCAATTTACAATTTGCTGATATTCTGTGATATTGCTCctcccaggtgctgctgaagTCGGATGCTCCCACCGgggatgtgctgctggatgAGACCCTCAGGCACATCAAGGCCACAGAGACAGCAGAGACGGTGCAGACCTGGATAGAGCTGCTCACTGGTAGGGCCAGGTGGAGATTCcaccatcccagctccctccagggCTGTCCAAACATCCCTGAGAGCCACCAAAATCCATCCAGGGTCatcctctgcatccagagctcCAGGACCCAGCCAAAGCCACCAAAATCCATCCAGGGTCACACTCTGTATCCGGAGCTCCAGGACCCAGACCCAACCAAAGCCACCAAAATCCATCCAGGGTCATCCTCCGCATCCAGAACTCTGGGATCTGGTGGTGAGGAAAACTCTAAACCAGCCTGGATTCTCAAACACATCCAAAACCCCTCTCCAGGGCTCTCCAAACATCCCTGAGACCCAGCCAAAGCCACCAAAATCCATCCAGGAtcaccctctgcatccagagctcCAGGATCTGGTAGTAAgggaaccccaaaaccagcctggATTCTCAAAATCATCCAAAACCCCTCTCCAGGGCTGTCCAGACATCCCTGAGAGCCACCAAAATCCATCCAGGGTCACCCTTTGCGTCCCTCTCTGTATCCAGAGCTCCAGGACCCAGACCCAACCAAAGCCACCAAAATCCATCCAGGAtcaccctctgcatccagagctcCAGGATCTGGTAGTAAGGAAACTCCAAAACCAGCCTGGATTCTCAAAATCATCCAAAACCCCTCTCCAGGGCTGTCCAAAAGTCCTTCAGACCCAACCAAAGGCACCAAAATCCATCCAGGGTCATGCTCTGCATCCAGAGCTCTGGGATCTGGTAGTAAgggaaccccaaaaccaccctgGACTCTCAAATCTCTCCAAAACCCCTCTCTAAAATCCCTTTTAAGGGCTGTCCAAACATCCCTGAGACCCAACCAAAGCCACCAAAATCCATCCAGGGtcaccctctgcatccagagctcCAGGATCTGATGATTAGAGAATCCCAAAACTGCTCTGGACCCTCAAATCCCTCCAAACCCCTCTCCAGGCCTGTCCATGATTCCCTGATTTCCCTTCCCAGATCACCCTGGGGGATATTTAGATGTCCAGGTAGAATTTGAaggaggattttggggggtcccaggtgggatttgggtCTCCTGGGAAGGATTTTGGAGGATCTCAGATAAGATTTGGGTCTCCTGGGAGGATTTCCAGATCCTCAATGGGATTTTGGTCTCCTGGGAAGCATTTTGGGGGATCCAAATGCTGAGGCCTCACCAAGCCTGGGATGACCCATGGGTGGAGGAGGCTTTGGGAAGGGATTTGCCCTGGGATCTCCTGGGAGATCTCCTGGGATTTCTCCTCAAGCTCCACTGGGAGCTTCACCAGGAGGGTCTGAGTTCCACCAAGGGATCAGAGCCAGGTGTCCATGCAGGACATCATGGAAGGGTGGAAGGACACTGGGATTGGCAAACAAACCTTGACCAGAGCCTCCCTGACCTGGCTCTGATTCCTGGAGGTTCCTGGAGAtgggaagagcaggagaaggTTGAAAGTGAGGGCAGAGAAGAATTTTCTGGGTTGGGAGCTTGGTGAAAATTTTGGACCTCAGACCTCCTGTGGCAGAACCTGGTGTCCATGCAGGACATCATGGAAGGATGGAAGGATGTTGGAATTGGGAAGGAAACCTTGAGCAGAGTCTCCTTCGTCTGGCTGTGGATCCCTGGAGATCCCTGAAGGTCCATGGAGAtgaggagagcaggagaaggTTGAATGTGGGGGCAGAGTAGAATTTTCTGGGTTGGGAGCTTGGTGGAAGTCTTGGACCTCAGACCTCCTGTGGCAGAACCTGGTGTCCATGCAGGACATCATGGAAGAATGGAAGGACATTGGAATTGGGAAGGAAACCTTGAGCAGAGTCTCCTTGGCCTGGCTGTGGATCCCTGGAGATCCCTGAAGGTCCAGGAGAAGGTTGAATGTGGGGGCAGAGTAGAATTCTCTGGGTTGGGAGCTTTGGTGGAAGTCTTGGACCTCAGAGCCCAAGCAGGCCACCACGGAAGGGTGGAAGGACGTTGGGATTGGCAAACAACCCTTGACCAGAGCCTGCCGTCCCCTCAGGAGAGACCTGGAACCCCTTCAAGCTGCAGTACCAGCTGCGCAACGTGCGCGAGCGCCTGGCCAAGGCCCTGGTGGAGAAGGGCATCCTGACCACGGAGAAGCAGAACTTCCTCCTCTTCGACATGACCACGCACCCCGTGTGCAACGCCTCCGAGAAGCAGCGCCTGCTCAAGAGGCTCCAGGAGAGCGTCCTGGAGCGTTGGGTCAACGAGCCCCAGCGCATGGAGCGCAGgaccctggccctgctggtgctggccCACGCCTCGGACGTGCTGGAGAACGTTTTTGCCAGCCTGGCCGACGACAAGTACGACGTGGCCATGAACAGGACCAAGGACCTGCTGGATATGGACCCTGAGGTGGAGGCTGCCAAGGGCAAGGGCATGGAGATGATCTGGGCCGTGCTGGCGGCCTTCAATAAGTCCTAGAAGCTCTCCTTGGTGGGTCCCATCATGGGGTTCCACCCTGGGGTCTCCCCAGAAGAACCTGGACTTGGAAGGTGCTAAGGGCAAAGGCACAGAGATGATCTGGGCCATGCTGGTGGCCTTCAGTAAGTCCTAAACCCCTCCTCATGTGGGGTAGGGGAGATCCTTGATGGGTCCCATCAAGGGGACTCCACACCCTCCATGGGGTCCTATCAAGGGGAACCTCTCTCCCCAGAAGGACTTGGACCTGGAAGGTGCCAAAGGCCTGGCCACAGAGATGATCTGGGCCATGCTGGTGGCCTTCAATGAGTCCTAGAAGCTCTCCTTGGTGGGTCCCATCATGGGGTTCCACCCTGGGGTCTCCCCAGAAGAACCTGGACTTGGAAGGTGCTAAGGGCAAAGGCACAGAGATGATCTGGGCCATGCTGGTGGCCTTCAATAAGTCCTAGAAGCTCTCCTTGGTGGGTCCCATCATGGGGTTCCACCCTGGGGTCTCCCCAGAAGGACTTGGACCTGGAAGGTGCCAAAGGCATGGCCACAGAGATGATCTGGGCCATGCTGGTGGCCTTCAGTAAGTCCTAAACCCCTCCTCACGTGGGGTAGGGGAGATCCTTGATGGGTCCCATCAAGGGGACTTCACACCCTCCATGGGGTCCTACCAAGGGGAATCTCTGTCCGCAGAAGGACTTGGACCTGGAACGTCCCAAAGGCAGGGCCACAGAGATGATCTGGGCCATGCTGGTGGCCTTCAGTAAGTCCTAAACCCCTCCTCACGTGGGGTAGGGGAGATCCTTGATGGGTCCCATCAAGGGGACTCCACACCCTCCATGGG encodes:
- the GOLPH3L gene encoding Golgi phosphoprotein 3-like, yielding MTTLTRRGRRAEGRGSERKGEGEEEAADRELNEDEPDDSKDIRLTLMEEVLLLGLKDKEGYTSFWNDCISSGLRGGILIELALRGRIRLEPLALRKKRLLERKVLLKSDAPTGDVLLDETLRHIKATETAETVQTWIELLTGETWNPFKLQYQLRNVRERLAKALVEKGILTTEKQNFLLFDMTTHPVCNASEKQRLLKRLQESVLERWVNEPQRMERRTLALLVLAHASDVLENVFASLADDKYDVAMNRTKDLLDMDPEVEAAKGKGMEMIWAVLAAFNKS